The following are encoded in a window of Rissa tridactyla isolate bRisTri1 chromosome 3, bRisTri1.patW.cur.20221130, whole genome shotgun sequence genomic DNA:
- the LOC128906878 gene encoding T-cell activation Rho GTPase-activating protein-like — protein MQALEKPSKQEKIEELKEVADKLPRPNLVLLKHLLSLLHHISQNAETNRMDSSNLAICVGPNMLSPETDNTLPLEVQKEMNDKVTVLVEFLINNCSEIFGEDIALPVCASAEESPEHTDSSTGTLSRSSK, from the exons ATGCAAGCTCTGGAGAAGccaagcaagcaggaaaaaattgAAGAATTGAAAGA ggtggctgaCAAACTGCCTAGACCAAACCTCGTCTTGCTCAAGCACTTGCTGTCTCTGCTCCACCACATCAGCCAAAACGCCGAGACCAACAGGATGGACTCCAGCAATCTGGCCATCTGCGTTGGCCCAAATATGCTGAGCCCAGAGACGGACAACACGCTCCCGCTGGAAGTGCAGAAGGAGATGAATGACAAG GTGACAGTGTTGGTGGAGTTCCTTATAAACAATTGCTCAGAGATATTTGGGGAGGACATTGCCTTGCCTGTCTGTGCCTCGGCTGAGGAGTCACCAGAGCACACAGACAGCTCCACAG gaacACTTTCCAGAAGTTCAAAATGA